The genome window TCAATAAAGAAACGCTCTTCAGTCACTCCAGCAGTGACTTGAACACGGGATATGACAGCTTCCCTCAAATCAAACCTTATGCTTGATATGTCCAAAGGTTCGGCCGAAGTGAATGTTGATAGCAGAAAAAGAAGAAAATAAATTTTGTTGAGATTCATAATTTTATATTTCGGCTCATCGAGACAATCGCAGCGGTCGAAATGCCCCCAGTCTAAGCCCACTGAATACCATGGTCAGAATTCCCCAATCACCGACTCAGCACAATGCGGTAGCGTGCCTGACCGCTTTCCAGGCGTTCGATTGCCTCATTCACTTGATCGAAGCGGAAGTGCTCCGTCACAGGCTCAATCTGGTGCAATGCTGCGAACTCCAGCATCTTGGCAATCGTTGCGGGGCTGCCCACTGGCGAACCGGAGACATTGAGCTGCCCCATGATCAAGGACATCGCTCCGAGATCAAGGGGCTCCAAGGTGGCGCCCAGCATGTGCAGGCGCCCCTTCGGCTTCAAAGTGCCCAAGTAGCGATTCCAGTCCAACTTCACATTTACCGTCGAGAGAATCAGGTCAAAGCTGCCCGCCGCCGCGGCCAACTCATCGGCATCGCGAGAGTTCAAAGTATGATGCGCGCCCATTTGTAAGGCCTCCTCACGCTTGGAATCACTGGACGTAAAGGCAGTCACCTCGCAGCCCCATGCGTTGAGAAAGCCCAAGGCCATGTGCCCGAGCCCACCAATGCCGATGACAGCGACCTTAGAGGTCGGCTTAATATCAAACTGAATCAACGGGTTAAATACCGTGATGCCACCACAAAACAGCGGCCCCGCCTTCGCTGGATCGAGCCCATCGGGCAGCGCCACCACGCTGACCGCACTCGCACGCACTTGCTCGGCAAAGCCACCATGCCGCCCAACAATGGTGCCAGTCGCCGTTGGACACAGATTATGATCGCCCTCCAAGCAAGAACCACAGGTGCAGCAATAGTCCGCATGCCAACCTAGGCCCACGCGCTGCCCCACCTTCAAATGCGTCACTCCACTTCCGACCTCGCCGATGGTGCCCACCACTTCATGCCCAGGGACGAAGGGATACTGCGTCATACCCCACTCATTGTTGAGCATGCTCAAATCACTATGACAAATGCCGCAGTGCTCTACCTTGATCTCGACCTCGCTCGCTGCGAGCGGACCGGGATCATATTCAAAAGGTTCAAGTTTTCCTCCTGGAGCGGTTGCGGCGTAAGCTTTAATCATAGGTTCACGAGCCTACAATCGAATCTAGCTTTGTCAAAAAACCACAGTCATTCATCCAAAAGCTTGCGATTTAACAGCGGAACCCTCATCAGCAGTTCTTTTCAATACGCATTCCTATGAGCACACAATTCGAACTCCGCGCCCTCATTCCCGACGAAATGGCTGACATCCTCGACGGCTATTTCTACGAAACTGAATCTTCTCACTGGGGCGTCATGCAGAAAGAGATCGACGATCCCTATGAAGTGTTCGGCATCTTTCCCGATGCTGGAACTGCACACGCTGCCCTCGCAGAACTACGTGCTGAGTTCCCTACACTGCCTGAGACATTTAACGAAACCGTGATCGAAGATGCGGATTGGCAGAATGCCTACAAAGAATTCGTCAAGCCATGGAGCGACCGCCAACTCCACTGGATTCCGCTTTGGGAGCGTGACAACATCAAGACGCCTGCCGATGCGGCCGTCGTCTATCTAGACGCAGGTATGGCCTTTGGCACGGGTGCGCACGAGACGACTCGCCTCTGCGCACGTCGCCTCCAAGACTACCGCGATGCCAATGCGGATAAGCTCGACAGCCTCGAAGTGATCGACGCAGGTTGCGGCTCTGGCGTGCTTGCCCTCTCCGCATCGACGCTCGGCTTTAAGAAGATCCTCGGCTTCGACTTCGACCCTGAAGCGATTGTGGTCTGCCACAGCAACGCCGAAGAGAATGCGCACATTACCAAGCTCGAGTTTGAAGTCGCTGACTTGGAAAAAGGTCTCAACGACCGCCAAGCCGACCTCTTACTCGCCAACATTCAGACCGACGTATTGATCCCGCACTGCAATCCCGTCGTTCACGGCGTCAAGTCTGGCGGCACGCTCGCACTCAGCGGCATCCTCGTGAAAGAGCTCGACCTCGTGCGCTCGCACTACGAAGCCAAATTCGCCGAGCTCCGCCCCGAAGACACGATCACTGTCGATTCACGCCAAGACGGCGAATGGGGTGACTTACAATTCATCCTTTCCTAGGGTGAACACAGGGGTTTTGAAAGATCACGCTGGCAATGTCGTCCGTGTGACTAAATACGCATGATTCCATGCTTGCGGTATAAAACAAGAGCCTTTCAAATGCCGACTAATGCAAAGTATCGGCGAACGATTTGAAGAAGCACGTAAGCGCAAGGGAATTTCTCTGCGTGAGGCAGCCGAGGCGACAAAAATCCGTAGTGATTTTCTCGGAAACATCGAGCAGAACAAATTCGATTTTGAGCTCCCAGAGATCTACAAACGTGGATTCCTGAAGAACTATGCACGTTATCTCAGGCTCGACCCCGAAAGTATCATCACCGATTACAATGCACATGTGTTGAGTAAAACGCGTGGTAATAAAAAGGGCGCTGAACTATTCGGCAGCTTGGAAGTCAAAGGCTCCAAGGAAGAACCGGTTCACTCCAAGGAAGAGCCTTCGTATGGTCGTATTTCACAAGCAACGCCAGTCAGCGAAGCCGAGGGTGAAGACGACACGAACGTAGAGGACGATAGTGACAAGATCTTCTACATCAAAGCGGGGCTCGTTGCGGTGGGCACACTGGCACTTGTCGTTGTCATCTTCAGTCTGATTAAAGCGATTCTAGGTGGCGATTCTGAGGTCGAAAGTCCTGAGCTTCGCGAGCCTCCTGCAATCACAGAGAGCGTGGAATCCACTTCGCCTGATGGAGCGTCTCCTGCAGAAGGCGAAGAAAGCATCACCCTGATTGCCAGTGGTAATGTGTATGTCCTCGTCAAGCAACGTAGCGACAATCAAGAACTCTTCCGCAAGACACTCAGCGGTGGCGAGACTGTCACCATATCAAAGGAAGGCCCAGTAGACATCCTGTTTACTGCAGGTGAAAACCTTGTGATCGTGAATCCAGCCGGTGAAAAACTTCGCCCAGAAGGCGAAGGCACTGCGAAGATCTCGATCCCGTAGTTGAGGTCAATTGGTCGGGGCTTTGCTTGCGAAGCCCGCGCTCTCGGAATGCAGTCAATCTGGCTTCAATCATTCGCCACGCGTGCAGCTAAAGCATACCGAAGCCCCAAAAGGCTTGAGCACTATCCGAACCAATCGCCACGCTCGAATGAGAGCGGCACTAGGAGATCCACGCCCCGTATCCCCATACAAACACATCAAACGACGCGGGCTTCGCAAGCAAAGCCCCTACGCCTGATAAAACGGAACCTAGTTCGCCACACCACTGCCGGACTCACGCACGCCAACGGGCTTGCCTAAGACTTCGCCATAGATAAACGCAGTGCGCGCTGCATCGGGATTGCGCAATACGGAACGCACGGAACCAGAACGTAGGCCTCCACTAACAGTCGATTTACGAGAACTTGTTGTTTCGGAAGATCGGTTCGATGCACTGGCTTGACGCTTCAATGCCTCAGCGCGGCGCTTCGTGAGCTCGATCTGTTGTAAGCGTGCCTGCATTTGTTGCTCGTAAACATTGTCCGACTCATCCCAAGAGAAGCGACCATCCGTCTCATCCTCATGCGGAGTCACTTCCACATGCGGCGCACGTTGATGCGTCTCCTTTTGGCGTTCAGCCACCTGCTTGTGCTGCTCACGATGCTGCGCAACTGGTTGAGCGGGAGCCGGTGGAGTCGCTCCGCCCGCGGCTTGTCGACGCTCCATGATTTTGCGACGAATCGCCTCTTGGATCTCGCGCTGACGCTCGGCAGCTTCATCGTCCTCGCCGCGCTGCCGTGGCAAAGTCGGCGGCCGCTGCTCGTCCTCGTCCTTGCTTTTAAAGATCTGATTCCCAAAGAGGTAGATCGCCCCAAAGACCAGGCCACCTACGACTTTTAAAATCTCTTCTAAATTATCCATTACGGTTTAGGTTTTAAGTAAAATGAGGCGGCCAGCGTTGACCGCCTCACTCATACAAAAACGCTATTTCTTTTCGTCTCCTTTGGAGATCGAATCGCGCATGTCTGTGTCTGCCTTGATGTTATTCATCTTGTAGTAGTCCATGACACCGAGATTTCCTGAGCGGAACGCTTCAGCCAATGCGAGTGGCACTTCGGCCTCTGCTTCGACGACCTTCGCCTGCATCTCTTCGACCTTCGCCTTCATTTCTTGCTCAAGGGCGACCGCTGCAGCACGGCGCATTTCGGCCTTCGCTTGAGCGACGTTCTTATCCGCCTCAGCTTGCGACTCTTGCAACTTCGCGCCGATATTCTCACCAACGTCCACGTCGGCAATATCAATTGAAAGAATCTCGAACGCAGTGCCGACATCGAGACCACGCTCCAGAACGACCTTGGAAATACTATCGGGCGATTCGAGCACGGTCTTATACGAATCGGCCGAACCGATGGTTGTGACAATACCTTCACCCACACGGGCGATAATCGTCTCTTCGAGGGCGCTGCCCACATAGTTATCGAGATTCGAACGCACCGTCACACGGGCACGCGCCTTCACTTGAATGCCGTCTTTGGCGACACCGTCGATCGTCGAACGTCCACCACCGGAGGCAGGGCATTCGATGACCTTGGGGTTAATCGAAGTGCGCACCGCTTCGAGCACCGACTTGCCGGTGCCCTTGGTTGCGAGGTCGATTGCACAGGCACGTTGCCAGTTGAGATTGATGTTGGCCTTATCCGCCGCGATGATCGCCTGCACGGTCTGAATCACATTACCTTCCGCAAGGTAGTGCGCTTCGAGATCGTTCGCACTGATCTCGATCCCGGCTTTAACCGCGGTAATACGTGCGTTCACCACTAAGGACGCTGGCACACCGCGTAGACGCATCGCAATCAAAGTCGCAAACCCTACGGCCGCACCCGAAAGCCGAGCCCGCAACCATGTCATGAAGAAGGTCGCGATAATCAGCACCATAACCAGGACGATCAGTGCCAAGATCGCAGCAGCGCCGAGTTGCCAGCCAGCTAAGGCGAGAGGGAGGAGTAATGTATTCATAGTTTTTTAATGATTAATTTGAAACTGTCTTGAGCCACGACCGCAATTGCCTCGTCGCGCTCGATGTAGCCATCTTGGGAGGAAGCTTCGTAGCTCTTCCCGCCAATCGCAACCTTTCCAGACGGATTTAGGCGAGTTAAAGTAATGCCCTCTTTCCCTATGATCGAATCTTCTGCCACCGCCGCGCGCGTGTGCCCTTCGATTGCAGATTTTAGAAAGAACTTCTGCCCGAGCGAGGTCTTCGCCAGCAACTTGAATTCCACAAACACGAGCACGCCAATCGCGACCAGTGAGCCAAAAAACACTGCCATCGCTCCTAGTGCTCCGTATGCTTCGAAACCGAACCATGTCGCGACCAACAC of Lentimonas sp. CC4 contains these proteins:
- a CDS encoding NAD(P)-dependent alcohol dehydrogenase is translated as MIKAYAATAPGGKLEPFEYDPGPLAASEVEIKVEHCGICHSDLSMLNNEWGMTQYPFVPGHEVVGTIGEVGSGVTHLKVGQRVGLGWHADYCCTCGSCLEGDHNLCPTATGTIVGRHGGFAEQVRASAVSVVALPDGLDPAKAGPLFCGGITVFNPLIQFDIKPTSKVAVIGIGGLGHMALGFLNAWGCEVTAFTSSDSKREEALQMGAHHTLNSRDADELAAAAGSFDLILSTVNVKLDWNRYLGTLKPKGRLHMLGATLEPLDLGAMSLIMGQLNVSGSPVGSPATIAKMLEFAALHQIEPVTEHFRFDQVNEAIERLESGQARYRIVLSR
- a CDS encoding NfeD family protein; translation: MSMILGLIAAALVLVFFEIILPGGVLGVLAALCVLVATWFGFEAYGALGAMAVFFGSLVAIGVLVFVEFKLLAKTSLGQKFFLKSAIEGHTRAAVAEDSIIGKEGITLTRLNPSGKVAIGGKSYEASSQDGYIERDEAIAVVAQDSFKLIIKKL
- a CDS encoding helix-turn-helix domain-containing protein, with the translated sequence MQSIGERFEEARKRKGISLREAAEATKIRSDFLGNIEQNKFDFELPEIYKRGFLKNYARYLRLDPESIITDYNAHVLSKTRGNKKGAELFGSLEVKGSKEEPVHSKEEPSYGRISQATPVSEAEGEDDTNVEDDSDKIFYIKAGLVAVGTLALVVVIFSLIKAILGGDSEVESPELREPPAITESVESTSPDGASPAEGEESITLIASGNVYVLVKQRSDNQELFRKTLSGGETVTISKEGPVDILFTAGENLVIVNPAGEKLRPEGEGTAKISIP
- a CDS encoding 50S ribosomal protein L11 methyltransferase; the protein is MSTQFELRALIPDEMADILDGYFYETESSHWGVMQKEIDDPYEVFGIFPDAGTAHAALAELRAEFPTLPETFNETVIEDADWQNAYKEFVKPWSDRQLHWIPLWERDNIKTPADAAVVYLDAGMAFGTGAHETTRLCARRLQDYRDANADKLDSLEVIDAGCGSGVLALSASTLGFKKILGFDFDPEAIVVCHSNAEENAHITKLEFEVADLEKGLNDRQADLLLANIQTDVLIPHCNPVVHGVKSGGTLALSGILVKELDLVRSHYEAKFAELRPEDTITVDSRQDGEWGDLQFILS
- the floA gene encoding flotillin-like protein FloA (flotillin-like protein involved in membrane lipid rafts); amino-acid sequence: MNTLLLPLALAGWQLGAAAILALIVLVMVLIIATFFMTWLRARLSGAAVGFATLIAMRLRGVPASLVVNARITAVKAGIEISANDLEAHYLAEGNVIQTVQAIIAADKANINLNWQRACAIDLATKGTGKSVLEAVRTSINPKVIECPASGGGRSTIDGVAKDGIQVKARARVTVRSNLDNYVGSALEETIIARVGEGIVTTIGSADSYKTVLESPDSISKVVLERGLDVGTAFEILSIDIADVDVGENIGAKLQESQAEADKNVAQAKAEMRRAAAVALEQEMKAKVEEMQAKVVEAEAEVPLALAEAFRSGNLGVMDYYKMNNIKADTDMRDSISKGDEKK